The following coding sequences are from one Sander lucioperca isolate FBNREF2018 chromosome 2, SLUC_FBN_1.2, whole genome shotgun sequence window:
- the ptgesl gene encoding prostaglandin E synthase 2, with translation MAAACTRMLCKVGRSIWESPAARRPGTVSYLVGNVSSRGSRRAYGTGVYRSELLCSLRTGAGGRVLGCAVLLGGGLGLYHTVKFRLQQLLAEEETKVSGGGLKLTLYQYKTCPFCSKVRAFLDYHGLPYEIVEVNPVMRKEIKWSVYRKVPILMVNGDVQLNDSSVIISSLKTYLINKERSMSEILHCYPEMKSVNERGKEVTEYSNKYWVMLGEAEITDIYPEKGMQKEEMKWRQWADDWLVHLISPNVYRTTGEALASFDYIVREGKFGTFEGFFAKYVGAAAMFLIAKRLKSRHNLQDDVRQDLYNAVNDWVAAIGKKRKFMGGDQPNLADLAVFGVLRVMEGLQAFDDMMDNTKVKHWYRRMERASLNHEGRQD, from the exons ATGGCGGCCGCCTGCACCAGAATGCTTTGTAAGGTCGGCAGGAGTATTTGGGAGTCTCCAGCCGCCCGCCGGCCCGGTACCGTCTCCTACTTGGTGGGGAATGTGAGCTCACGAGGGTCCAGGAGGGCGTACGGTACCGGCGTGTACCGCTCCGAGCTGTTGTGCTCTCTGCGGACAGGAGCAGGAGGCAGAGTGCTGGGCTGTGCCGTCCTGCTCGGTGGAGGTTTGGGTTTATATCACACAGTGAAGTTCAGGCTCCAGCAGCTCCTGGCCGAGGAGGAGACCAAG GTCTCAGGAGGAGGTCTGAAGCTGACCCTGTACCAGTACAAGACCTGCCCGTTCTGCAGCAAGGTGCGAGCGTTTCTGGACTACCACGGGCTGCCGTACGAGATTGTGGAGGTGAACCCGGTGATGAGGAAGGAGATCAAGTGGTCGGTGTACAGAAAAGTTCCCATACTGATGGTGAATGGCGATGTG CAACTGAATGACTCGTCTGTCATCATCAGCTCCCTCAAGACATATTTAATCAACAA GGAGAGAAGCATGTCTGAGATCCTTCACTGCTACCCTGAGATGAAGTCTGTGAACGAACGTGGGAAGGAGGTGACGGAGTACAGCAACAAGTACTGGGTGATGCTGGGTGAGGCTGAGATCACGGATATATACCCCGAGAAGGGAATGCAGAA AGAGGAGATGAAGTGGCGTCAGTGGGCCGATGATTGGCTCGTGCATCTCATATCTCCCAACGTGTACCGGACTACCGGCGAGGCCCTGGCATCCTTTGACTACATTGTGCGCGAGGGCAAGTTTGGTACTTTTGAAGGTTTCTTCGCCAAATATGTCGGCGCTGCGGCCATGTTTCTCATCGCCAAAAGGCTGAAAAGTCG ACACAACCTGCAGGACGACGTCAGGCAGGATCTCTACAACGCCGTCAACGACTGGGTGGCAGCCATCGGCAAGAAGAGGAAGTTCATGGGTGGAGATCAGCCCAACCTGGCAGACCTG GCGGTGTTTGGTGTCCTCCGAGTGATGGAGGGCCTGCAGGCGTTTGACGACATGATGGATAACACCAAGGTCAAACACTGGTACCGACGGATGGAGAGGGCGTCGCTCAATCACGAGGGCCGACAGGACTGA
- the gle1 gene encoding nucleoporin GLE1 isoform X2: MPAENLRWETLQALKNSPKGNITYDPFWSERGEHILAGCKEALSLSSTSGIILERLGSSPLQKSRFLGSGSGDSSPGLSEEISSSVSFTGSTSDLNAMHTTLSSAPSSKTEREQAVSDEAKDEDPEGDVSEVSSPTLLPGISLLSPKAMAMAGRIIKFEVEQREKAKMALKVRQEMQEKLVAAVATSESEQLKRFEEFMELKQRQEYQSMRDMMDRETKESIGRQEKLKEEQRHRMKIINLRLREAEQQRLREAELERQRQAEGRERLRNLNTIQEEILQLNQLLEPSSQTKTDLPPATLSSCCTRGNQLCSQLSEVVRKTAEGEFPTVEDMTVAERALHEMRALIRLMQEEVAKAQEKKKKEQEDEEERRKQAELQAQQEAQKKAAESAKEKAKRKGLQNSAEDSTLKWYKQLQESAAQCAQSYEQLNSPKDVQTKKLKLELQKAASIPVSQISSNSGSQLREIFDKIDKLLSGRAVVSGGKSVSTSQHPQGLDFVSYKLAEKFVKQGEEEVASHHEAAFPIAVVASGIWELHPRVGELILAHLHKKCPYAVPHYPPMKEGTPVEEYQRILGYRVDDSGVEGQDSFLKRMSGMIRLYAAVIQLRWPYGSKQGPAPHGLNHGWRWLAQMLNMEPLADITATLLFDFLEVCGNALMKQYQIQFWKLILLLKEEYFPRIEAVTESGQMGSVIRLKQFLETSLQSRQIRPPKGQLGSMFWGS; this comes from the exons ATGCCTGCTGAAAATCTAAGATGGGAAACTTTACAGGCCTTAAAAAATTCCCCGAAGGGAAATATCACATACGACCCGTTCTGGTCGGAAAGGGGCGAG CATATTTTGGCAGGATGCAAAGAGGCCCTCAGCCTGTCCTCGACCTCTGGGATCATACTGGAGCGTCTCGGCTCCTCGCCCCTGCAGAAGTCTCGCTTTCTGGGCTCCGGCTCCGGAGACTCCAGCCCCGGCCTCTCTGAGGAGATCTCCTCCTCGGTGTCCTTCACAGGATCCACCTCCGACCTCAACGCCATGCACACCACACTTTCTTCAGCCCCGTCTTCAAAGACTGAGCGTGA GCAGGCTGTTAGCGATGAGGCGAAGGATGAAGATCCAGAGGGAGATGTCAGCGAAGTTTCCAGTCCTACGTTACTACCTGGCATTTCCCTGCTGTCGCCCAAGGCCATGGCGATGGCGGGCCGCATTATCAAGTTTGAGGTGGAACAACGAGAAAAGGCCAAG ATGGCGCTCAAAGTGCGGCAGGAGATGCAGGAGAAGTTGGTGGCGGCGGTGGCCACCTCCGAGTCCGAGCAGCTGAAACGCTTTGAGGAGTTCATGGAGCTGAAGCAGAGGCAGGAGTACCAGAGCATGAGGGACATGATGGACAGAGA AACCAAAGAGAGCATCGGGCGTCAAGAGAAGCTGAAGGAAGAGCAGCGACACAGAATGAAG ATCATCAACCTGCGTCTGAGGGAGGCGGAGCAGCAGCGCCTGCGGGAGGCGGAGCTCGAGCGGCAGCGGCAGGCGGAAGGCCGGGAGCGGCTGCGTAACCTCAACACCATCCAGGAGGAGATCCTGCAGCTCAACCAGCTGCTGGAGCCGTCCAGCCAGACCAAAACCGATCTCCCGCCGGCCACCCTCAGCTCCTGCTGCACCCGCGGGAACCAGCTGTGCTCCCAGCTGTCGGAGGTGGTGCGGAAGACGGCAGAG GGCGAGTTCCCCACCGTGGAGGACATGACCGTGGCCGAGCGAGCCCTCCACGAGATGAGGGCGCTGATCAGGCTGATGCAGGAGGAGGTCGCCAAGGctcaggagaagaagaagaaggagcagGAGGACGAAGAGGAGCGCAGGAAGCAGGCGGAGCTGCAGGCGCAGCAGGAAGCGCAGAAGAAGGCGGCGGAGTCGGCCAAAGAGAAGGCAAAGAGGAAAG GGCTGCAGAACAGCGCTGAAGACAGCACGCTGAAATGGTACAAGCAGCTGCAGGAGTCGGCTGCTCAGTGCGCGCAGTCCTACGAACAGCTCAACTCCCCAAAAGACGTCCAG ACAAAGAAGCTGAAGCTGGAGCTCCAGAAAGCGGCCTCCATCCCCGTCAGTCAGATCTCCAGCAACTCTGGATCGCAGCTCCGAGAAATCTTTGACAAGATCGACAAGCTGCTGTCTGGCCGGGCGGTGGTGTCGGGGGGCAAGTCTGTCTCCACCTCCCAGCATCCACAAGGCCTGGACTTTGTCAGCTACAAACTGGCTGAGAAGTTTGTG aaacaaggagaggaggaggtggcCTCTCACCACGAAGCCGCTTTCCCCATCGCCGTGGTAGCCTCGGGCATCTGGGAGCTGCACCCTCGAGTGGGCGAGCTCATCCTCGCCCACCTGCACAAGAAATGTCCGTACGCAGTCCCACATTACCCTCCGATGAAGGAAGGCACACCTGTGGAGGAATACCAGAG GATCCTTGGTTACCGCGTGGACGACTCCGGCGTTGAAGGCCAGGACAGTTTCCTGAAGAGGATGTCGGGGATGATCCGCCTCTACGCCGCCGTGATCCAGCTGAGGTGGCCCTACGGCTCCAAGCAGGGC CCTGCTCCTCACGGTCTGAACCACGGCTGGCGTTGGTTGGCTCAGATGCTCAACATGGAGCCTCTGGCTGACATCACGGCAACGCTGCTGTTTGACTTTCTTGAG GTTTGTGGTAATGCTTTGATGAAGCAGTATCAGATCCAGTTCTGGAAACTCATCCTGCTTCTTAAAGAGGAATACTTCCCCAG AATTGAAGCGGTGACTGAAAGTGGACAGATGGGCTCAGTCATCAGACTCAAACAGTTTCTAGAG ACCTCGCTGCAGAGCCGACAGATCCGTCCGCCCAAAGGCCAGCTGGGCTCCATGTTCTGGGGCTCCTGA
- the gle1 gene encoding nucleoporin GLE1 isoform X1, whose product MPAENLRWETLQALKNSPKGNITYDPFWSERGEHILAGCKEALSLSSTSGIILERLGSSPLQKSRFLGSGSGDSSPGLSEEISSSVSFTGSTSDLNAMHTTLSSAPSSKTEREQAVSDEAKDEDPEGDVSEVSSPTLLPGISLLSPKAMAMAGRIIKFEVEQREKAKMALKVRQEMQEKLVAAVATSESEQLKRFEEFMELKQRQEYQSMRDMMDRETKESIGRQEKLKEEQRHRMKIINLRLREAEQQRLREAELERQRQAEGRERLRNLNTIQEEILQLNQLLEPSSQTKTDLPPATLSSCCTRGNQLCSQLSEVVRKTAEGEFPTVEDMTVAERALHEMRALIRLMQEEVAKAQEKKKKEQEDEEERRKQAELQAQQEAQKKAAESAKEKAKRKGLQNSAEDSTLKWYKQLQESAAQCAQSYEQLNSPKDVQTKKLKLELQKAASIPVSQISSNSGSQLREIFDKIDKLLSGRAVVSGGKSVSTSQHPQGLDFVSYKLAEKFVKQGEEEVASHHEAAFPIAVVASGIWELHPRVGELILAHLHKKCPYAVPHYPPMKEGTPVEEYQRILGYRVDDSGVEGQDSFLKRMSGMIRLYAAVIQLRWPYGSKQGPAPHGLNHGWRWLAQMLNMEPLADITATLLFDFLEVCGNALMKQYQIQFWKLILLLKEEYFPRIEAVTESGQMGSVIRLKQFLETSLQSRQIRPPKGQLGSMFWGS is encoded by the exons ATGCCTGCTGAAAATCTAAGATGGGAAACTTTACAGGCCTTAAAAAATTCCCCGAAGGGAAATATCACATACGACCCGTTCTGGTCGGAAAGGGGCGAG CATATTTTGGCAGGATGCAAAGAGGCCCTCAGCCTGTCCTCGACCTCTGGGATCATACTGGAGCGTCTCGGCTCCTCGCCCCTGCAGAAGTCTCGCTTTCTGGGCTCCGGCTCCGGAGACTCCAGCCCCGGCCTCTCTGAGGAGATCTCCTCCTCGGTGTCCTTCACAGGATCCACCTCCGACCTCAACGCCATGCACACCACACTTTCTTCAGCCCCGTCTTCAAAGACTGAGCGTGAG CAGGCTGTTAGCGATGAGGCGAAGGATGAAGATCCAGAGGGAGATGTCAGCGAAGTTTCCAGTCCTACGTTACTACCTGGCATTTCCCTGCTGTCGCCCAAGGCCATGGCGATGGCGGGCCGCATTATCAAGTTTGAGGTGGAACAACGAGAAAAGGCCAAG ATGGCGCTCAAAGTGCGGCAGGAGATGCAGGAGAAGTTGGTGGCGGCGGTGGCCACCTCCGAGTCCGAGCAGCTGAAACGCTTTGAGGAGTTCATGGAGCTGAAGCAGAGGCAGGAGTACCAGAGCATGAGGGACATGATGGACAGAGA AACCAAAGAGAGCATCGGGCGTCAAGAGAAGCTGAAGGAAGAGCAGCGACACAGAATGAAG ATCATCAACCTGCGTCTGAGGGAGGCGGAGCAGCAGCGCCTGCGGGAGGCGGAGCTCGAGCGGCAGCGGCAGGCGGAAGGCCGGGAGCGGCTGCGTAACCTCAACACCATCCAGGAGGAGATCCTGCAGCTCAACCAGCTGCTGGAGCCGTCCAGCCAGACCAAAACCGATCTCCCGCCGGCCACCCTCAGCTCCTGCTGCACCCGCGGGAACCAGCTGTGCTCCCAGCTGTCGGAGGTGGTGCGGAAGACGGCAGAG GGCGAGTTCCCCACCGTGGAGGACATGACCGTGGCCGAGCGAGCCCTCCACGAGATGAGGGCGCTGATCAGGCTGATGCAGGAGGAGGTCGCCAAGGctcaggagaagaagaagaaggagcagGAGGACGAAGAGGAGCGCAGGAAGCAGGCGGAGCTGCAGGCGCAGCAGGAAGCGCAGAAGAAGGCGGCGGAGTCGGCCAAAGAGAAGGCAAAGAGGAAAG GGCTGCAGAACAGCGCTGAAGACAGCACGCTGAAATGGTACAAGCAGCTGCAGGAGTCGGCTGCTCAGTGCGCGCAGTCCTACGAACAGCTCAACTCCCCAAAAGACGTCCAG ACAAAGAAGCTGAAGCTGGAGCTCCAGAAAGCGGCCTCCATCCCCGTCAGTCAGATCTCCAGCAACTCTGGATCGCAGCTCCGAGAAATCTTTGACAAGATCGACAAGCTGCTGTCTGGCCGGGCGGTGGTGTCGGGGGGCAAGTCTGTCTCCACCTCCCAGCATCCACAAGGCCTGGACTTTGTCAGCTACAAACTGGCTGAGAAGTTTGTG aaacaaggagaggaggaggtggcCTCTCACCACGAAGCCGCTTTCCCCATCGCCGTGGTAGCCTCGGGCATCTGGGAGCTGCACCCTCGAGTGGGCGAGCTCATCCTCGCCCACCTGCACAAGAAATGTCCGTACGCAGTCCCACATTACCCTCCGATGAAGGAAGGCACACCTGTGGAGGAATACCAGAG GATCCTTGGTTACCGCGTGGACGACTCCGGCGTTGAAGGCCAGGACAGTTTCCTGAAGAGGATGTCGGGGATGATCCGCCTCTACGCCGCCGTGATCCAGCTGAGGTGGCCCTACGGCTCCAAGCAGGGC CCTGCTCCTCACGGTCTGAACCACGGCTGGCGTTGGTTGGCTCAGATGCTCAACATGGAGCCTCTGGCTGACATCACGGCAACGCTGCTGTTTGACTTTCTTGAG GTTTGTGGTAATGCTTTGATGAAGCAGTATCAGATCCAGTTCTGGAAACTCATCCTGCTTCTTAAAGAGGAATACTTCCCCAG AATTGAAGCGGTGACTGAAAGTGGACAGATGGGCTCAGTCATCAGACTCAAACAGTTTCTAGAG ACCTCGCTGCAGAGCCGACAGATCCGTCCGCCCAAAGGCCAGCTGGGCTCCATGTTCTGGGGCTCCTGA